A window of Paremcibacter congregatus contains these coding sequences:
- a CDS encoding alpha/beta hydrolase, with translation MPEVIFSGPEGRLEGRYEAGKGDNPPIALVLHSDPQFGSNMNHKVCYYLYHSFKRRGFSVLRFNFRGVGRSQGTFDDGIGELSDAAAALDWLQSHNRDASSCWVAGYSFGAWISMQLLMRRPEIQGFLSVSPPANLYDFSFLAPCPSSGQIIQGTADTVVSEPAVQKLVDKLKTQKGITIQYDKVEGADHLYVDNHGPLVQVVDKYLTARLGY, from the coding sequence ATGCCTGAAGTTATATTCAGCGGCCCTGAAGGGCGTCTAGAAGGACGTTATGAAGCAGGGAAAGGCGACAACCCTCCCATTGCATTGGTTCTTCATTCAGATCCGCAATTTGGCAGCAATATGAATCACAAGGTGTGTTATTACCTCTATCACTCCTTCAAACGTAGAGGCTTTTCCGTTCTCCGGTTTAATTTTCGGGGTGTCGGGAGAAGTCAGGGCACCTTTGATGACGGTATTGGCGAGCTGAGTGATGCCGCGGCCGCCCTTGACTGGCTGCAATCCCATAACAGGGATGCGTCCAGCTGCTGGGTTGCCGGGTACAGCTTTGGTGCCTGGATCAGCATGCAGCTTCTGATGCGGCGTCCTGAAATACAGGGGTTCCTGTCAGTATCACCCCCGGCCAATCTGTATGATTTCAGTTTCCTGGCCCCCTGCCCGTCTTCCGGTCAGATCATTCAGGGCACGGCGGATACGGTGGTGTCCGAACCTGCGGTGCAAAAACTGGTCGATAAGCTGAAAACCCAAAAAGGCATCACCATTCAGTATGACAAGGTTGAAGGTGCAGACCACCTTTATGTGGACAATCACGGCCCTCTGGTGCAGGTGGTCGATAAATATCTGACTGCGCGGCTCGGTTACTAA